A genomic stretch from Anas platyrhynchos isolate ZD024472 breed Pekin duck chromosome 25, IASCAAS_PekinDuck_T2T, whole genome shotgun sequence includes:
- the TMEM25 gene encoding transmembrane protein 25 isoform X3 — MGSLGGCPGAALAPLLLLGFPALCLAAGLREPGPTIDGRPLASCTLREEERRAFTCRAPRAAPGSVLTWYLDGRRQEANCSAAGTASSTLTITARRADRELNCSVTHPASGATANASVLLDVQYKPEILHADARYEEVDDAGLLLLLFVLVQANPPASITWVDQDGRVVANASEFLLLDTKHYPGLANHSLHVHLGSAATNLSVSAANSLGVTTASLLPPGLPGSTSLPPSRTEHTQTPSTCLPRENRSLPPNLRLGELTQEDRGKAPRHLDPTWAEKLLLRPLSSPAADPGDVEAKGGQRTLQTPLVLSEGAQTGLVPFPMAWRIYKVPSMSSDEIWL, encoded by the exons ATGGGGAGCCTCgggggctgcccaggggctgccctcgccccgctgctgctgctcggctTCCCGGCGCTCTGCCTGGCAG cagggctgagGGAGCCGGGCCCCACCATCGACGGGCGGCCGCTGGCCTCGTGCACGCTGCGGGAGGAGGAGAGGCGAGCCTTCACCTGCCGGGCCCCCCGAGCAGCCCCCGGCTCCGTGCTCACCTGGTACCTCGATGGCCGGAGGCAGGAGGCAAACTGCTCGGCAGCGGGCACGGCCAGCAGCACTCTCACCATCACCGCCCGGCGTGCGGATCGCGAGCTCAACTGCTCCGTGACCCACCCGGCCTCTGGTGCCACCGCCAACGCATCCGTGCTCCTCGACGTGCAGT ATAAGCCAGAGATCCTGCACGCAGATGCCCGCTACGAGGAGGTGGACGACGCcgggctcctcctgctgctctttgtGCTGGTGCAAGCCAACCCGCCGGCCAGCATCACCTGGGTGGACCAGGATGGGCGCGTGGTGGCCAACGCGTCCGAATTCCTCCTCCTGGACACCAAGCACTACCCCGGGCTGGCCAACCACTCCCTCCACGTGCACCTCGGCAGCGCAGCCACCAACCTCTCAGTCAGTGCTGCCAACAGCCTGGGCGTCACCactgcctccctcctgcctccag GACTCCCTGGATCCACGTCGCTGCCTCCCAG CAGGACCGAGCACACGCAGACCCCAAGCACGTGCCTGCCCCGGGAGAACAGGTCCCTGCCGCCTAACCTGCGCCTTGGAGAGCTCACGCAGGAGGACAGAGGTAAAGCACCGAGGCACCTGGACCCCACCtgggctgagaagctcctgctcCGTCCCCTTTCTTCTCCCGCAGCCGACCCTGGGGATGTGGAAGCCAAGGGAGGGCAGCGGACCCTGCAGACCCCCCTTGTGCTCAGTGAGGGAGCGCAGACGG GTTTGGTCCCATTCCCGATGGCCTGGAGAATCTACAAAGTCCCCAGTATGAGCAGTGATGAGATCTGGCTGTGA
- the TMEM25 gene encoding transmembrane protein 25 isoform X1, translated as MGSLGGCPGAALAPLLLLGFPALCLAAGLREPGPTIDGRPLASCTLREEERRAFTCRAPRAAPGSVLTWYLDGRRQEANCSAAGTASSTLTITARRADRELNCSVTHPASGATANASVLLDVQYKPEILHADARYEEVDDAGLLLLLFVLVQANPPASITWVDQDGRVVANASEFLLLDTKHYPGLANHSLHVHLGSAATNLSVSAANSLGVTTASLLPPGLLDAHVELPLLGVAVGSALALSALLGLGSLAACLACRRAKPAPGLPGSTSLPPSRTEHTQTPSTCLPRENRSLPPNLRLGELTQEDRGKAPRHLDPTWAEKLLLRPLSSPAADPGDVEAKGGQRTLQTPLVLSEGAQTGLVPFPMAWRIYKVPSMSSDEIWL; from the exons ATGGGGAGCCTCgggggctgcccaggggctgccctcgccccgctgctgctgctcggctTCCCGGCGCTCTGCCTGGCAG cagggctgagGGAGCCGGGCCCCACCATCGACGGGCGGCCGCTGGCCTCGTGCACGCTGCGGGAGGAGGAGAGGCGAGCCTTCACCTGCCGGGCCCCCCGAGCAGCCCCCGGCTCCGTGCTCACCTGGTACCTCGATGGCCGGAGGCAGGAGGCAAACTGCTCGGCAGCGGGCACGGCCAGCAGCACTCTCACCATCACCGCCCGGCGTGCGGATCGCGAGCTCAACTGCTCCGTGACCCACCCGGCCTCTGGTGCCACCGCCAACGCATCCGTGCTCCTCGACGTGCAGT ATAAGCCAGAGATCCTGCACGCAGATGCCCGCTACGAGGAGGTGGACGACGCcgggctcctcctgctgctctttgtGCTGGTGCAAGCCAACCCGCCGGCCAGCATCACCTGGGTGGACCAGGATGGGCGCGTGGTGGCCAACGCGTCCGAATTCCTCCTCCTGGACACCAAGCACTACCCCGGGCTGGCCAACCACTCCCTCCACGTGCACCTCGGCAGCGCAGCCACCAACCTCTCAGTCAGTGCTGCCAACAGCCTGGGCGTCACCactgcctccctcctgcctccag GTTTGCTGGATGCCCACGTGGAGCTGCCCCTCCTGGGCGTTGCTGTGGGCTCAGCCCTGGCCCTGAGCGCCCTGCTTGGCTTGGGCTCCCTCGCTGCCTGCCTGGCGTGCCGCCGAGCCAAGCCAGCACCAG GACTCCCTGGATCCACGTCGCTGCCTCCCAG CAGGACCGAGCACACGCAGACCCCAAGCACGTGCCTGCCCCGGGAGAACAGGTCCCTGCCGCCTAACCTGCGCCTTGGAGAGCTCACGCAGGAGGACAGAGGTAAAGCACCGAGGCACCTGGACCCCACCtgggctgagaagctcctgctcCGTCCCCTTTCTTCTCCCGCAGCCGACCCTGGGGATGTGGAAGCCAAGGGAGGGCAGCGGACCCTGCAGACCCCCCTTGTGCTCAGTGAGGGAGCGCAGACGG GTTTGGTCCCATTCCCGATGGCCTGGAGAATCTACAAAGTCCCCAGTATGAGCAGTGATGAGATCTGGCTGTGA
- the IFT46 gene encoding intraflagellar transport protein 46 homolog isoform X2, producing MATAGGASVGRRAAAGGSGAGPRSAAQHRVLENRPYDESLELPASDEAGSPSPPRGSAGGGPDAEDPAAPPGLSEDEEDSEESSGSDSEDDSEEHGAPPDGDYNLAEYDYLQVSPEIKELFEYIRRYTPKMINIEHKLLPFIPDFIPAVGDIDAFLKVPRPDGKPDNLGLLVLDEPSTKQSDPTVLSLWLTENSKQHNITQIKVKSVENAEKNPKAIDSWIESISELHRCKPPATVHYTRPMPDIETLMQEWSPEFEELLGKVGLPTAEMNCDLAEYVDMICAILDIPVYKSRIQPLHLLFSLYSEFKNSQHFKPMAEGKKARSSPSNTPSQGAEVEVLSFT from the exons ATGGCGACGGCGGGGGGCGCCTCAGtagggcggcgggcggcggcggggggcagcggggccgggccgcgctcCGCCGCCCAGCACCGGGTGCTGGAGAACCGGCCGTACGACGAGAGCCTCGAGCTGCCCGCGAGCGATGAAgccggcagccccagccccccgaGGGGCTCGGCCGGAGGTGGCCCGGACGCTGAG GACCCGGCGGCACCGCCAGGCCTCAGCGAGGATGAGGAGGACTCGGAGGAGTCCTCAGGGAGCGACTCGGAGGACGATTCGGAGGAGCACGGAGCCCCCCCGGATGG TGACTACAACCTAGCCGAGTATGACTACCTGCAAGTGTCGCCCGAAATTAAGGAACTCTTCGAGTACATCAGGAG gtacaCTCCAAAAATGATAAACATTGAGCACAAGCTGCTGCCTTTTATTCCAGACTTTATTCCTGCTGTTGGAGACATCGATGCGTTCCTCAAG GTCCCACGTCCAGATGGCAAGCCTGATAACCTCGGCTTACTGGTCCTGGATGAGCCGTCAACGAAGCAGTCAGATCCCACAGTGCTTTCTCTTTGGCTAACAGAGAATTCCAAACAGCACAACATCACA CAGATAAAAGTGAAGAGtgtggaaaatgcagaaaagaaccCCAAAGCCATTGACAGCTGGATTGAAAGTATCAGCGAACTGCACCGCTGCAAACCTCCGGCCACTGTCCACTACACCCG GCCCATGCCTGACATAGAGACCCTAATGCAGGAGTGGTCACCAGAATTTGAGGAGCTCTTGGGAAAG GTGGGCCTCCCAACTGCAGAGATGAACTGTGACCTGGCTGAATACGTTGACATGATATGTG CCATTCTGGACATCCCCGTGTACAAGAGTCGGATCCAGCctctgcatttgcttttctcGCTCTACTCAGAGTTCAAGAACTCACAG CATTTCAAGCCTATGGCTGAAGGGAAGAAGGCCAGGAGCTCCCCGTCCAACACACCTTCACAAGGAGCAGAAGTGGAAGTATTGAGCTTCACTTGA
- the TMEM25 gene encoding transmembrane protein 25 isoform X4 — MGSLGGCPGAALAPLLLLGFPALCLAAGLREPGPTIDGRPLASCTLREEERRAFTCRAPRAAPGSVLTWYLDGRRQEANCSAAGTASSTLTITARRADRELNCSVTHPASGATANASVLLDVQYKPEILHADARYEEVDDAGLLLLLFVLVQANPPASITWVDQDGRVVANASEFLLLDTKHYPGLANHSLHVHLGSAATNLSVSAANSLGVTTASLLPPGLPGSTSLPPRTEHTQTPSTCLPRENRSLPPNLRLGELTQEDRGKAPRHLDPTWAEKLLLRPLSSPAADPGDVEAKGGQRTLQTPLVLSEGAQTGLVPFPMAWRIYKVPSMSSDEIWL; from the exons ATGGGGAGCCTCgggggctgcccaggggctgccctcgccccgctgctgctgctcggctTCCCGGCGCTCTGCCTGGCAG cagggctgagGGAGCCGGGCCCCACCATCGACGGGCGGCCGCTGGCCTCGTGCACGCTGCGGGAGGAGGAGAGGCGAGCCTTCACCTGCCGGGCCCCCCGAGCAGCCCCCGGCTCCGTGCTCACCTGGTACCTCGATGGCCGGAGGCAGGAGGCAAACTGCTCGGCAGCGGGCACGGCCAGCAGCACTCTCACCATCACCGCCCGGCGTGCGGATCGCGAGCTCAACTGCTCCGTGACCCACCCGGCCTCTGGTGCCACCGCCAACGCATCCGTGCTCCTCGACGTGCAGT ATAAGCCAGAGATCCTGCACGCAGATGCCCGCTACGAGGAGGTGGACGACGCcgggctcctcctgctgctctttgtGCTGGTGCAAGCCAACCCGCCGGCCAGCATCACCTGGGTGGACCAGGATGGGCGCGTGGTGGCCAACGCGTCCGAATTCCTCCTCCTGGACACCAAGCACTACCCCGGGCTGGCCAACCACTCCCTCCACGTGCACCTCGGCAGCGCAGCCACCAACCTCTCAGTCAGTGCTGCCAACAGCCTGGGCGTCACCactgcctccctcctgcctccag GACTCCCTGGATCCACGTCGCTGCCTCCCAG GACCGAGCACACGCAGACCCCAAGCACGTGCCTGCCCCGGGAGAACAGGTCCCTGCCGCCTAACCTGCGCCTTGGAGAGCTCACGCAGGAGGACAGAGGTAAAGCACCGAGGCACCTGGACCCCACCtgggctgagaagctcctgctcCGTCCCCTTTCTTCTCCCGCAGCCGACCCTGGGGATGTGGAAGCCAAGGGAGGGCAGCGGACCCTGCAGACCCCCCTTGTGCTCAGTGAGGGAGCGCAGACGG GTTTGGTCCCATTCCCGATGGCCTGGAGAATCTACAAAGTCCCCAGTATGAGCAGTGATGAGATCTGGCTGTGA
- the TTC36 gene encoding tetratricopeptide repeat protein 36 translates to MATANDRAVLQTIFNPSTPFGDIPGLDEEEEDVQEEEETSAPELLEQVRDLELQGVSAAESGDVSTALERFNEAIRLLPERASGYNNRAQALRLKGDVAGALRDLDTAIRLARGCGRAACQSFVQRGLIRRLQARDEDARRDFQRAARLGSAFARQQLVLLNPYSALCNQMLCEMLGRLRNPNSAGSD, encoded by the exons ATGGCCACCGCTAACGACAGAGCCGTCCTGCAGACCATTTTCAACCCCAGCACTCCATTTGGGGACATCCCTGGActggatgaggaggaggaggacgtcCAGGAGGAAG AGGAGACTTCTGCGCccgagctgctggagcaggtccgggacctggagctgcagggggtTTCTGCCGCTGAATCTGGAGACGTGAGCACCGCCCTGGAACGCTTCAACGAGGCCATCCGCCTGCTCCCCGAGCGCGCCTCGGGATACAACAACCGTGCCCAGGCCCTGCGCCTCAAGGGGGACGTGGCAG GTGCCCTGCGGGACTTGGACACCGCCATCCGCCTGGCCAGGGGCTGCGGCCGCGCCGCCTGCCAGAGCTTCGTGCAGCGGGGGCTGATCCGCCGGCTGCAGGCCCGCGATGAGGACGCCCGGCGCGACTTCCAGCGTGCGGCCCGCCTGGGCAGCGCGTTCGCCCggcagcagctggtgctgctcAACCCCTACTCGGCCCTCTGCAACCAGATGCTCTGTGAGATGCTGGGGCGGCTGCGCAACCCCAACAGCGCCGGCAGCGACTGA
- the TMEM25 gene encoding transmembrane protein 25 isoform X2 → MGSLGGCPGAALAPLLLLGFPALCLAGLREPGPTIDGRPLASCTLREEERRAFTCRAPRAAPGSVLTWYLDGRRQEANCSAAGTASSTLTITARRADRELNCSVTHPASGATANASVLLDVQYKPEILHADARYEEVDDAGLLLLLFVLVQANPPASITWVDQDGRVVANASEFLLLDTKHYPGLANHSLHVHLGSAATNLSVSAANSLGVTTASLLPPGLLDAHVELPLLGVAVGSALALSALLGLGSLAACLACRRAKPAPGLPGSTSLPPSRTEHTQTPSTCLPRENRSLPPNLRLGELTQEDRGKAPRHLDPTWAEKLLLRPLSSPAADPGDVEAKGGQRTLQTPLVLSEGAQTGLVPFPMAWRIYKVPSMSSDEIWL, encoded by the exons ATGGGGAGCCTCgggggctgcccaggggctgccctcgccccgctgctgctgctcggctTCCCGGCGCTCTGCCTGGCAG ggctgagGGAGCCGGGCCCCACCATCGACGGGCGGCCGCTGGCCTCGTGCACGCTGCGGGAGGAGGAGAGGCGAGCCTTCACCTGCCGGGCCCCCCGAGCAGCCCCCGGCTCCGTGCTCACCTGGTACCTCGATGGCCGGAGGCAGGAGGCAAACTGCTCGGCAGCGGGCACGGCCAGCAGCACTCTCACCATCACCGCCCGGCGTGCGGATCGCGAGCTCAACTGCTCCGTGACCCACCCGGCCTCTGGTGCCACCGCCAACGCATCCGTGCTCCTCGACGTGCAGT ATAAGCCAGAGATCCTGCACGCAGATGCCCGCTACGAGGAGGTGGACGACGCcgggctcctcctgctgctctttgtGCTGGTGCAAGCCAACCCGCCGGCCAGCATCACCTGGGTGGACCAGGATGGGCGCGTGGTGGCCAACGCGTCCGAATTCCTCCTCCTGGACACCAAGCACTACCCCGGGCTGGCCAACCACTCCCTCCACGTGCACCTCGGCAGCGCAGCCACCAACCTCTCAGTCAGTGCTGCCAACAGCCTGGGCGTCACCactgcctccctcctgcctccag GTTTGCTGGATGCCCACGTGGAGCTGCCCCTCCTGGGCGTTGCTGTGGGCTCAGCCCTGGCCCTGAGCGCCCTGCTTGGCTTGGGCTCCCTCGCTGCCTGCCTGGCGTGCCGCCGAGCCAAGCCAGCACCAG GACTCCCTGGATCCACGTCGCTGCCTCCCAG CAGGACCGAGCACACGCAGACCCCAAGCACGTGCCTGCCCCGGGAGAACAGGTCCCTGCCGCCTAACCTGCGCCTTGGAGAGCTCACGCAGGAGGACAGAGGTAAAGCACCGAGGCACCTGGACCCCACCtgggctgagaagctcctgctcCGTCCCCTTTCTTCTCCCGCAGCCGACCCTGGGGATGTGGAAGCCAAGGGAGGGCAGCGGACCCTGCAGACCCCCCTTGTGCTCAGTGAGGGAGCGCAGACGG GTTTGGTCCCATTCCCGATGGCCTGGAGAATCTACAAAGTCCCCAGTATGAGCAGTGATGAGATCTGGCTGTGA
- the IFT46 gene encoding intraflagellar transport protein 46 homolog isoform X1: MATAGGASVGRRAAAGGSGAGPRSAAQHRVLENRPYDESLELPASDEAGSPSPPRGSAGGGPDAEDPAAPPGLSEDEEDSEESSGSDSEDDSEEHGAPPDGDYNLAEYDYLQVSPEIKELFEYIRRYTPKMINIEHKLLPFIPDFIPAVGDIDAFLKVPRPDGKPDNLGLLVLDEPSTKQSDPTVLSLWLTENSKQHNITQQIKVKSVENAEKNPKAIDSWIESISELHRCKPPATVHYTRPMPDIETLMQEWSPEFEELLGKVGLPTAEMNCDLAEYVDMICAILDIPVYKSRIQPLHLLFSLYSEFKNSQHFKPMAEGKKARSSPSNTPSQGAEVEVLSFT, from the exons ATGGCGACGGCGGGGGGCGCCTCAGtagggcggcgggcggcggcggggggcagcggggccgggccgcgctcCGCCGCCCAGCACCGGGTGCTGGAGAACCGGCCGTACGACGAGAGCCTCGAGCTGCCCGCGAGCGATGAAgccggcagccccagccccccgaGGGGCTCGGCCGGAGGTGGCCCGGACGCTGAG GACCCGGCGGCACCGCCAGGCCTCAGCGAGGATGAGGAGGACTCGGAGGAGTCCTCAGGGAGCGACTCGGAGGACGATTCGGAGGAGCACGGAGCCCCCCCGGATGG TGACTACAACCTAGCCGAGTATGACTACCTGCAAGTGTCGCCCGAAATTAAGGAACTCTTCGAGTACATCAGGAG gtacaCTCCAAAAATGATAAACATTGAGCACAAGCTGCTGCCTTTTATTCCAGACTTTATTCCTGCTGTTGGAGACATCGATGCGTTCCTCAAG GTCCCACGTCCAGATGGCAAGCCTGATAACCTCGGCTTACTGGTCCTGGATGAGCCGTCAACGAAGCAGTCAGATCCCACAGTGCTTTCTCTTTGGCTAACAGAGAATTCCAAACAGCACAACATCACA caGCAGATAAAAGTGAAGAGtgtggaaaatgcagaaaagaaccCCAAAGCCATTGACAGCTGGATTGAAAGTATCAGCGAACTGCACCGCTGCAAACCTCCGGCCACTGTCCACTACACCCG GCCCATGCCTGACATAGAGACCCTAATGCAGGAGTGGTCACCAGAATTTGAGGAGCTCTTGGGAAAG GTGGGCCTCCCAACTGCAGAGATGAACTGTGACCTGGCTGAATACGTTGACATGATATGTG CCATTCTGGACATCCCCGTGTACAAGAGTCGGATCCAGCctctgcatttgcttttctcGCTCTACTCAGAGTTCAAGAACTCACAG CATTTCAAGCCTATGGCTGAAGGGAAGAAGGCCAGGAGCTCCCCGTCCAACACACCTTCACAAGGAGCAGAAGTGGAAGTATTGAGCTTCACTTGA